The genomic region CCAGCTGGGTGGAGCCGGAGACCGGCGTGCTTTGGAGCAGGCACTGGCTTGGGCAGATGCCTGCCTGATTGGCGCTGGGACCTTGCGCGCCCATCAGTGCACCTGCTTGATCCGTAACCCTCAGTTATTGGAGCAGCGCCTGCAGGAGGGGCGACCGGAGCAGCCGGCCGCTGTGGTGGTCAGCCGATCGCTCGGCTTCTCGCGCACTTGGCAGTTCTTTGACCAGCCACTTCAGCGTTGGCTCTTGGCTCCGGCACCCATGCATCAGGGCTTTGATCGTTGGTTCCCTTTGGCGCCAACCTGGCCGGAGCGGCTCCAAGCGCTGGGCGCGGCTGGGATTCAGCGGCTCGTGCTTTTGGGTGGCGCTCAACTCACCGCAGATCTGCTGGCAGCGGACTGCGTCGATGCTCTCCAGCTCACAGTGGTGCCCCAGCTCCTTGGCGGTCCCTTCAGCTGGTTGCCACTCACGGATTCGCCATTGCCTGCTTCTTTGGTGCAACCGGGCGCCTGGCAGTCCGATGGCGTTGAGGACCTCGGTCACGGGGAGTGGCTTCTTCGCTACCAGAGGATCCGCTAGGGAACTTTCCTGAGCCTTTAATCAGTCCGTAGTTCTCTCTGGTTAAGGTCATCAGCGATGGCCAATGACACCGTCTGAATGACGTCACTCACGGCCCGCTGGCATCGCTCCATCAACGAGATCACTGAGCAGCAGTGGAACAGCCTGGTTGGAGACGATGCCATCCCCTTTTACCGCTGGAGCTGGTTGGAGGCCCTGGAAAGCTCCGGCAGCACCATCCCTGATCAAGGCTGGCAACCCTTGCATCTGGCCCTCTGGCGGGATGACAGTCCGATTGCTGTGGCCCCTCTGTTCCTGAAGGGGCACAGCTATGGCGAGTTTGTGTTTGACCAGACCTTTGCGCGCCTCGCCGTTGATCTGGGCTTGCACTACTACCCCAAGCTGCTTGGGATGAGCCCGGTCAGCCCCGTGCTGGGGTATCGCTTTCATGTGCGGGCTGGAGAAGACGAGGCTCTGCTCACACGGGAGCTGCTGCGGGCGATTGATCGCTTCTGCGAACAGAATGGCATCCTCAGCTGCAATTTTCTCTATGTGGATCCGCAGTGGCGGCCCCTGGCGGAAGCGGGAGGCTGCGCCGCCTGGCTGAACCAGCAGAGCCTCTGGAGCCGAGGCGATGATCAGAGCTTTGAGGACTACCTCAAGGGCTTCAATGCCAACCAGCGCCGCAACATCAAGCGGGAGCGCAAGGCCGTAGCCAAGGCGGGAATCACGGTGACGCCGCTCAGCGGAGACCAGCTCGATCTGAAGCTGCTTCAGACCATGCATCGCTTTTATGAGCAGCATTGTGCTCGCTGGGGACCATGGGGCAGCAAATATCTGGAGGAGGGGTTTTTTGAAGCGCTGGCACGGCTGCACCGCGATCAGCTGGTGCTCTTCTCAGCCCACCGCGGTGATCCTCACGATCCGGTCGCCATGTCGATGTGCGTCCAGGACGGCCGTCAGTTGTGGGGCCGGTATTGGGGCAGCAACGAGGAAATTGATTGTCTCCACTTTGAAGTCTGTTACTACGCCCCGATTGAATGGGCCCTGGCCAACAACATCACCAGTTTTGACCCTGGAGCCGGTGGCAGTCACAAACGTCGCCGGGGCTTTGTGGCACGCCCTCACGCCAGCCTGCACCGGTGGTACCAGCCCCAAATGGATCAGTTGATCCGCACCTGGTTGCCGAAGGTGAACGGCCTGATGCTGGAAGAGATCGAGGCCATCAATGCGGAGCTGCCCTTCAAAGCAGAACCTCCTGCCTTGGCTTTGTAGGTTGAAGGCATGACCACAACCCCTGAAGCACCGGCATCGACCGCCGCCGCGATGGATGCCCTGGATCAGCGCCTGTCTCAGCGTTTCATCGCCTTGGACCCGAGCGGATATTTCCTGATCAAGCTGGATCGTGATGCGGCCGAACTGGTGCTGGAGCAATACGGCAACACCATTGATGACAAAGGGCTGGCCAGAGATTCCGACACCGGTGAGGTGTTGCGTTGTGACGGGGCAAATGCCCCCCGGCGGCCCTCAGCGATCTATCGCGGCCGTACAGCCAAACAGCTCGGCATTGATCTCACTGAGGGGGATGAGCCTCATCCGCTGAGTCGTCTCGATCACGCCCTTTATCTCGGGCGAGAGTTGCAGAAGGCCGAACAGTGTCTCCGAGACGGCACGGACTATGTGCAGGACTGAGTTTTAAACGGGTTGTAATTCTTTTGGAGTGGTGGGTTCTTCAGGCGGCAAGGATTCCAGCTGCTCGCGGATTTCCTGCTGAACGATCGAGCGGTACTCGAGGAAGTGCTCGTTGTGGGCCAAAACGACCAAAAACTGCTCCAGCAGAGCAGGGTTATGGCGGGCCATCCCAAACATGTATTTCCAGAAACGACTGCGGGTATCGCGTTTGATCCCCTGACGCCAGACCACGGTGCTCAAAGCCTTGATATCAATCCACGTCGGAAGCTTTGCGGCAGCTTTCCAGCGGGGGGCACCCATTTTCAGGTAGTAGCTGTAGACCCGATCCATGTAGGCATTGGGTTCGTAGAGCGCGCAGAAGGCTTCCACGTACTCGTTGGCGATGTCTCGGATCGGTCGGGTGGGTTCGAAGTTGAGCAAGTTGGTCTGATTCACGCCCTTGGCGGCATCTTCTCCCTGAATCAGCCGACCTTCTCGCTCCAGCCGCGCCCATAGGGCTGTCTTGGGTAAGGCCTGAAGCATGCCCATCATCGCCGCGGGAATGCCCGTGCGGGTCACAAAGTCCACGATCCGGCGGCCTGCTCCATCCTTTTCGCCGTCAAAGCCGATGATGAAGCCAGCCATGACTCGGATGCCGTTCGCCGTGATCCGGTCAACAGCAGCATCGAGCGGGTTGCGCGTGTTCTGCACCTTGCGGGCTGTTTCCAGGCTGGCTTCATCTGGAGTTTCGATGCCCAGGAAGACGCTTTCGAATCGCGCATCGTGCATCATCCGCATCATCTCGTCGTCGTCGGCCAGGTCCACGGAGGCTTCAGTGGCGAAGCTGAACGGGTACCCCCGCTCCTCCTGCCACGTTCGGATCTGCGGTAGCAGCAGCTTGGCGTTGCGCTTGTTGCCGATGAAGTTGTCGTCTACCAGGAAAATTGAACGCCGCCAGCCCAGGTCGTAGAGGTACTGCAGCTCTGCCACCAATTGCTCGGGGGTTTTGGTTCGAGGTTTGCGGCCGTAGAGAACGATGATGTCGCAGAACTCGCAGTTGAAGGGGCAGCCGCGGGAGAACTGAACGCTCATCGAGTCGTAGGCGTCGAGCTGCAGGAGATCGAAGCGGGGAATCGGTGTGGCGGTGACGTCCGGCTTGTCTCCCTCTGAGGTGAAACGACCCTGGGTATCGCCCCGTTCCAGGGCTTCCAGGAACATCGGCAGGGTGATTTCTCCCTCATCGAGGATCTTGAAATCCGCCAAATCCAGTTCGGGTGCATCCGGTGTGGAGCTGGCGAATGGGCCCCCGATGGCCACCGGCAGACCCCGCTGCTTGGCCTTGCCGATCTGCACGGCCATGTCGTCCTTCTGAACGATCATTCCCGAAATGATCACCAGCTCGGCCCAGCTCCATTCTTCCTCTGTCACCTCCCGCACGTTGCGGTCCACCAGCTTCATCTCCCAGTCCTGGGGCAGCAGCGCTGCAACAGTCACCATCCCCAGGGGAGGCAGCAACACCTTCCGATTCACCAGCTCAAGAATCTTCTCGTAACTCCAGAAGGTCTTCGGGAACTCGGGGTAAACAAAAAGGGTGCGCATGGCGTCGGGCGTTGATGGATGGACGTCCGGTTGGCCCGGTTGGAGATACCTCTCAATCGGTATCAGCTATTCACAAACCCTAAGCGCATTGGCCTGAACCCAGGCCAATGTCTGATCTAATAGTGGTCACCTCAGTACTTGCACATGGGCGTCGGCATCTATCTCGGCCTGGTTGGTTCCGGTCTGGTGACGGCTTTTGTGCTCACCAAGATCCTCAAGGGAATCAAGCTCATCTGAGCTGTTCCAGACGCTTCGCTCCTCGTTTTCGCATCCAGAGCACAGCCACAGCAGCGCTGAGGCCACCGGTTAGGGCGAAGCTCGCCGACAGGCTGGTGGTCTTCACCAGCAGGGCAACAAGCAATCCACACATGCCGCCTCCGCCCAGGAAGGCGATCTGGCTCAGTCCAGCCATGCGGCCGCGCATCACCTGTGGTGAACCGATCTGACTGATCAGGTTGCAGCTGCTCAGCAGTCCGGCGGTGCCGGCGCCGATCAGGAAGGCCATGGCCAGGCTGAATCCTGGCCCGGGTGTGCGGGCCATCCCCAGCTGGGCCACAGCGGTGACCAAGCCGAAGCTCCCGAGGGTGAGGAACGGGCGCCGGCAGAAACGTTGGCTGTTGCGTTGCAGCACCGCGCCGCCCACGATGCTTCCGGCGGCCAGCACGCTGGTGAAAAGCGCCAGGTCTCCAGGATCGGGTCCCAGCATGCGATCTGCAATCAATGGGGCCAGTCCCGGGTGGTAGAACCCGATCAGACAGAGAACGGCGGTGAAGCTGAGCACCCCCTGTAGGGTGCTGCCGCAGTGGCGCCAGGCATTGAGCAAGCTGGCGTCCTGGCCGCCGCCGCTGCGCACCTCCTGATCCCGATTCGGACTGAGCAGGAACATCACACTGGCGATCGGCAGCAGATAGCTGGCCGCATCAATGCCCAGGGCCCAGGCCGGGCCTGTGGCCACCAGTAACCAAGCGCCGATTGGGGGGCCCACCAGCTTGCCCACGTTGAACACCACCGAAAAGCTGGTGAGGTAGCCCGCCAGCTGCCCGGGTTGCTCGACCAGGATTGAGCAGTACTTGTTGCGGGCTGTCAGCTCATAGGCGCCGGCGATGCCCACCAGCAACGTGCTGCAGAGCAGCAGCAGCACCTGGGCCGTGCCTTCCAGCAGGGGGATGGCCAGCGCCCCCAGGACTGAGGCGGCCAGCAGCGCCCATTGCGCCTGCACCAGCACCCGTTCACAGCCCACCCGGTCGGTGCGCACCCCTGCCGGACCACTCACCAGCAGGGTGGGCAGTGACAACGCAGCGAAGTTCAATGCCAGCACGAAGGGATCCACCTCTCCTTTCATCAGGATCCAGCCCTTGGCGGTGATGCCGGCGAACGAACCGGCCGTGCTCACGCCGGAGGCAATCAGAAAAAGCTGGCGTTGCTGCTCGGCCTGCAGTTTGAAAAGGGTCAACCCTGGCGTCTCGCTGCGGCCACCATGGCGCGGGCACCGACAATCCGCCCGCTGAGGTCGTAGATGTCAGCACCGGTGATCTCCACCGGCATCAGGCTCCCCGGTGCGGCCTGTTGACCATCGGCGCCGGGTTGCACCCGCACTTCGCCGTCCACTTCTGGAGCAAAGCGGGCGCAGCGACCGATCATCTCGCCGGTTTGCGGGTTGTGTTGTTCGATCAGGACGTCCACGGTGCGGCCCACCCAGCGACTGTTGCGTTCCGCCGAAATCGGTTGCTGCAGCGCCATCAGGGCATCCTTGCGGGCCTGGGCCACCTCTGGATCGACGTGATCGGGCAGGTCGGCTGCTGCGGTGCCGTCCTCTGGCGAGAAGGTGAACACTCCAACATGATCGAAGCGCTGGCGCTCGAGGAAGCCCATCAGGTGCTGAAAATGCTCCTCGGTTTCGCCTGGGAATCCCACGATCAACGTGGTGCGCAGCACCGCGTCGGGGAGTTGCTCGCGGATCTGATCCAGCAGGCGGTCGTTCACATCCGCTTGCCAGGGGCGGTTCATCGACCGCAGCACCTCTGGATGGCTGTGCTGCAACGGCAGATCCAGATAAGGCACAACATTCGGCACGTCCCGGTATGCCGCCAGCACATCCGGTGTCAGGCCGGTGGGATAGGCGTAGTGCACACGGATCCAGGGGATCTCCACTTCCCCTAGGGCACGAAGCAGCTCCGCCAGCTTGGGTTTGCCGTAGAGGTCGAGCCCGTAGTTGGTTGTGATCTGGCTGATCAGGATCAGCTCCTGCACTCCCTGCTCAGCCAATTGGTGGGCTTCAGCCACGATCGATTCAATGGGCCGGCTGCGCTGATCTCCCCGCAGCTTCGGAATGATGCAGAAGGCGCAGCGGTAGTCGCAGCCTTCAGCCACCTTCAGGAAGGCCACTGCCTGATCGGTGGTGCGCTGGCGCGCTAGATGTTCATCGCCCACAAAGGTGGGCACAGCGCTGACTTGGTTGACCCGCTCCCCTGCTTCCACCCGCTGCAGCACGTCAACGATGTGCTGGTAATCGCCGGTTCCCACAATGGCCTTGGCTTCCGGAATCGACTCCAGTAATTCCTCCTGGAAATGCTGGGCCAGGCATCCCGCGATGATCAGCTCCTTGCCCTGTTCTGCCAGTCCCACCAGGGTTCGCACCGATTCCTCGCGGGCGTCCTGAATGAAGCTGCAGGTGTTCACCACCACCACGGCGGCATCGTTTTCATCGGTGCTAACGCCATAGCCCGCTTCCGCCAGCAGCCCCACCATGTGTTCGGTGTCGACCCGATTCTTCTCGCACCCCAGGTGGGCGAACGCGACCGTCGGTTTTGTCGGGGTGCTTGTCATCACGTCGCCGGCAGGCCATCTCTCAGCCTACGAAGCGGCTTGATCACGCTGGAACTGACAGAATTCGAATACTTGAAGATCAAGGATGGGCACCACCCGTCTCGTTAGCCGTCGACGCCAAGATTCAGGCGCGAAATGGGCCCGCATCGCCATGGCGGTGCTGGCCACTGCTGGGCTGATCGACACCGGTTCGATCACCCTCAAGCGCTGGGGCCTGCTTGGCAACCTCACCTGTCCGATGGGGGCTGACGGTTGCGACAAGGTGCTCAACAGCGCCTGGGGGACGGTCTTCGCTGAGATCCCTCTTTCGCTGATAGGAGTGCTGGCCTATGGCGCGGTGCTCCTGATGGCGCTGCTGCCCTTGTTGCCAGGTCTGCAGGAAAACAAGGCCGACCTCTCGCGACGCACCTGGTGGGGCCTGTTCACGGTCTCCCTAGCGATGGCCGTCTTCAGCGGTGTGCTGCTGGGCGTGATGCTGCTCAAGATTCAGGCTTTCTGTTTCTTCTGTGTTCTCTCCGCGGCGCTGTCCCTGGCTTTGTTGGTGCTCTCCATCATTGGAGGCGGCTGGGAGGATCTGGGGCAGCTGCTGTTCCGCGGTGTGCTGCTGGCCCTGGCCGTGCTTCTGGGGGGCTTGATTTGGGCGTCGGTGGTCGATCCCAATCGGCCCGAGACCGTGGCCAGCGGCACCGGCGTTGCCCCGCTCGTCACGACCGAGAGCACACCTGCGTCGATCGCCTTGGCCGAGCACCTCACCAGCAGTGGCGCGGTGATGTATTCCGCTTACTGGTGCCCCCATTGCCATGACCAGAAGGAGCTTTTCGGCAAGCAGGCTTCCGATCAGCTCAAGGTGGTTGAGTGCGCGCCTGATGGTGAAAACAATCAGGCTGACCTCTGCCGCAGCAAAGGATTAGAGGGCTTCCCCAGCTGGGAGATCAATGGCAGCGTCGACTCCGGCGTGAAAGGGCTCGACACCTTGGCGGAACTCAGCGGCTACGACGGCAACACCGACTTCTAAATCAAGGGCGCACGGCTCGGGTGAAGATGCCCTGCTCTCGTTGCTGCCTGGAATGCTGCCGCCATTGCGGCAGCGGCGCGGGAGCATCGCTGCGGTAATGACCGCCTCGGCTTTCGCCGCGAAACAGGCAGGCCTCCAGCATCAGACGGCTGGTTAAAAGCCGGTGGTGCAGATCCAGCAACAGGTTCAGATCGCGTCGGCTGCTTTCCGCCAGCAGGCGAGGGGCACAGGGGTCCGCTCGCAGCAAGGCCTGAAGCAGAGGCTGCTGTTCCAGGTGCTGTTCGTCCTCCTTGACCTTGGTGAGGGCCTTGCGCAGTCCGGAGGCGGACCGCTCCACACCCGCCCGCCGCCAGCAGAGTTGTCGCAGCTGTTCGATCGCGTCGATCAACTGCGAACTACTGCTCCCGTCCAGGTCGAGCTCGAGGGGTTGGGCTGTGCCGTTGGTAGGTGTCGGCAGGGCTGGCCCGAGCTCGATCTCCTTGAGTCGATTGGCGAACACCAGGCACTCCATCAGGGAGTTGCTGGCCAGACGGTTGGCCCCATGCAGGCCGGTGCAGGCCACCTCCCCCACGGCATAAAGCCCCGGCAGTGTGGTGGCGGCCTGCAGATCCGTGGCGACTCCTCCCATCCAGTAGTGGGCAGCCGGGGCCACGGGAATCGGCCGTTCCAAGGGATTGAGTCCGAGTTCATCGCAGCGGTCCAGGATTGTTGGGAAGCGTCGCTCCGCTTGGTCGCGCGGGATGGCGGCGAAGTCCAGCCACATCTGTTTCACCTGCTGCCGCTGCATGGCTTGCATTAAGGCCCGGCTCACCTGATCCCGCGGTGAGAGGTCGCGTTGGCGCAGATGGGCCACAGGGCTGCCCCCGAGGGAATCCACCAGCACTCCACCTTCGCCGCGAACGGCTTCGGAGATCAGAAAACAGGGGGCGTCATCCAGGCGGATGGCCGTGGGATGGAATTGCACGAACTCCAGATCTTCCACTGCAGCCCCCGCTTGCCAGGCCAGGGCGATGCCTTCGCCGCAGGCCTGGGCAGGATTGGTGGTGTTGGCAAACAGATGGCCTCCCCCGCCGCTGGCCAGCACGACAGCGCGGGCTTCGATGCCGTGAAGATTCGCCCCATCCAGCACCTGCACGCCGCAGCAGCGCCTATCGCGCACCAGCAGCTGGGTCACCCGGACGCCGCGGCGGTGCAGCAACCCCGGCCGTTGCTCGACACGATCCCGCAGCACATCCACAAGAGCCCGTCCGGTTTGGTCCTGCACATGCAGGACTCGCCTGTGGCTGTGGGCTGCTTCCAGGGTGGTGGCAAGACCGTCTTGATCCCGGTCAAAAGCCATGCCCAGTTGGTCAAGACGATCCACGCAATGGGGTGCCTCCTGCACCAGCAGTCGCACCGCATCGCCATCACAGAGGTCAGCTCCTGCCAGAAGGGTGTCCTCGGCATGGCTGTCGGCGCTGTCTTCCTTCCGGGTCACCGCGGCGATGCCGCCCTGGGCCCAGCGGCTGGAGGAACGCCGCCCCGTGTTGCGGTTGAGAAGTAAGACCTTCAGCTCTGGGGGTAGATCGAGGCAGGTCATCAACCCAGCTGCCCCGGCACCGATCACCACCACGTCCCAGGGACCTGAGGGGATGGGATCAGAGCAGCGGGGCTGTGCCATCACGGGGACAAAAAAACCGCCGGTGGTCCGGCGGTTCAAACAATCACAGTCATTGTGACGGGGTTAATGGATCAGCGGTACTGACCGTCATTGATGCGGTCGTCGCCCTCATTCAGAGCAATGGAGGGAGGAGTGACAGTGAAATTGTCGCGATACTTGGCGAAGAGCTCTTGCTGACGATCAGTCAGGTCGAGAGACAGCACGTCGTCAACGCTGTCGTATGGGCCGCCAAGAACAATTTTCCCGGCCATGGTCGGATACATGCCAGGAAATTGCTGGAAGCGACGCACGGAGGAGTTGTTGAGGTCGACCTTGCCTTCACGTTCAGCAATCTTGTCGTCCACAACGTTGCGGATCTCGTTGCCGGAATACTTGCTGCGAAGGTCGTCGTCGGCATAAACGCTGTTGGGAAGCACAAGGCCTGCCATCAGACTTGCCATCACCAGTGCGCCGGTCAGCCAGCTCAGAAGCCGCTTCATCTCAACTCTCGATCAGGGGTCAGAACGGGACGACCGGCGTTGCCGGCTCGGGAAGACTACAAGTCGTTGCCCCTTTAAAGCCTCTGATTTGCAGCAGCTTTTGCAGTTCGTTTCACTCGATCAGCCCGCTGAGCCCGGGCTGCAGCAACGCCGAGAGCAGGAATAATCCGTCTACCCAAAGGGTTGTGATCAACACAGCAGCTGCCATGGCTCCGGTCTCACCGTTGGAATCGTTGCCATTCGTGTTCAGGCGACGTCCAACGAATAGGACGATCGCAGCAGCAATCATCAGGGTGACCATGGGCAGGGGCTGAAGCAAATGCAGCCCTGCCTGATGCAGCAGTAGAGGAGCCTGATCCAGGGAAGCGGTCACGACTGGCGGCCAGAACTGCATCACGCCGGTGGCCGCCATGGCCAGGTCTGTGCAGGCTGTACCCAATAAAGATGACAAATAAAACGTTGCCGCCAGCCGCCAGCGGCCCTGCAGGCCACCCAAGGCAACAGGCAAAGCGAAGGCTTCGACGGGCAGGTGCAGCACGGGATGGGCCCGCAGCCAACCCCAGAAAATGCAGCCCGCAAGCCAGCTACCGCTGAAACCAACGAGAAGGGAACCCAGGTCGGATGCCGTCTGGGAGCGGCTCTGATGCAACACCAGGCCGGCTGCAATCAGAACACCCGTGAAAAGGGTTGCTGAGAAAGGATCCAGGCGAACCCAAGGTGCCTGCAGAAACACAGGCAGCACCACCATTGCTGCAGCGATGCGCGCGACCGGAAAGGACCACGACCGAGCGGAGGCTGAGGTTTGCCAGGTGCCGCCGATCAAATCCTTTTCATGAAGAAAGTCACGGAACCTTAGAAGACATCTTCAAGTGACGCGGCCGACATCCCTGCCTTGCGGGCCGGGGATACCGTCAAGGCGACATCTGTTGTCTCGATGGCGGACCCCTCTGCATCCATAACCCTGCTTGAGGCCTGCTGGCGTGATCTGGTGCTGGGAGTGGTGCAGGGACTCACTGAATTTCTGCCGATCAGCAGCACCGCTCACCTAAAGGTGGTGCCTGTGCTCTTGGGTTGGGGCGACCCTGGCGTTTCCGTCACCGCCGCGATTCAACTGGGCAGCATCGTTGCGGTGATCGCCTATTTCCGCAGCGATCTCAGCCAGGTGCTGCGGGGAATCAGTCGTGCCATTCGCCATGGCCAGTGGCGGGAGCCAGAGGCACGTCTTGGACTCGCCATGGCGGTGGGCACCCTGCCGATCCTGGTGGTCGGGCTGGGCATCAAATTCTTCTGGGCTCAGGGTTACGAACAGTCGCCCCTACGCAGTGTTCTTTCCATTGCGATCGTCTCGATCGTGATGGCTTTGTTGCTTGCTTTGGCGGAACGGGCTGGAACCCGTCGCAGGCAGCTCCCGGATGTTTCAGGGCGTGATGGCTTCGTGGTGGGCGTGGCGCAGGCGTTGGCCTTGATTCCAGGGGTGTCCCGTTCTGGCAGCACCCTCACAGCTGCCCTGTTCGATGGTTGGCAGCGGGGCGACGCCGCACGCTTCTCTTTCCTGCTCGGCATCCCCGCAATCACGATTGCGGGGCTGGTGGAACTCAAGGATGCTCTGGATGCCAGTGCTGGTAACGGCCCCCTCCCGTTGTTGGTAGGCATTTTTTCAGCTGCCTTGGTGTCCTGGCTGGCGATTGATTGGTTGCTGAAGTTCCTCCAGCGCCACAGCACTTGGATCTTTGTTGCCTACCGGCTGCTCTTCGGTCTGCTTCTGCTGGTCTGGTGGGGCGCTCACGGCGCACACTGAGTTCAGATGAAGTCGGCTTGTGTGGAATGAGCCATCCGCTGGAGTTGCCGTAGCAGCTCTGGATCCAACCAGCAGTGGCCGCCAGCCTCAGCCTGCTGTGGTGGCCTCCGTAGAGGCCGGCTCGATCGGGGAGGAGTTGGGTTTTGAGCCGGGCGATCAGTTGCTCAGCATCAACGGCATTCGACCACGAGATCTGATCGATTACCGCTACCTCTGCGTGGATGAGGAGCTTTGCCTTGAGGTGCGTGATGCAGCTGGTGCTCTGCATCAGGTGGAGTTGGAAAAGGAGGCTGATGACGGTCTTGGCCTGGCCTTCACCGAGGCCCTGTTTGATGGCTTGCGTCAGTGCAATAACAATTGTCCGTTCTGTTTCATCGATCAACAGCCCCCAGGCCGGCGCGACAGTCTTTACCTAAAAGACGACGATTACCGGCTGAGCTTTCTCTATGGCTCCTATCTGACCCTCACCAATCTGGGCGAGGCCGATTGGCAGCGGATTGAGGAGCAGCGTTTATCTCCCTTGTTTGTATCGGTGCATGCCACGGAGCCCGACCTGCGCTCCCGGCTGCTGGTGAACCCGCGTGCTGCCCAGGTGATGGATCAGCTCGCCTGGTTTGACCAGCGTGATCTGCAGATTCATGCCCAGGTGGTGGTCTGCCCAGGGCTTAATGACGGTCCTGCACTGGAGAGGACCTTGGACGACCTGGCGTCCTTCGCGTCTGGCCCCTGGCCGGCGGTGTTGTCCGCAGCGGTTGTTCCGGTGGGGCTTACCCGGTTCAGGCCGGCTGAAGATGGCCTTGTTCCTGTGGATCCGGCCTGTGCCCGGCAGGTGATTGCCCAGGTGGAACCCATGCAGCAGAACTTCCAGGCGGCCTTGGGCACTCGCTTTGCTTGGCTCTCGGATGAGTGGTACTTGATGGCTGGGTTGCCGTTGCCGCCTCGGGATGACTACGAGGATCTTCCGCAGCAGGAGAACGGTGTGGGCAGCATTCGAGCCTTCCTCGAAGCTCTGGATGCCGCGACTGAAGACCTGCCCAGAGCGGTTCCGCAGCCCCGTCGTTGCAGCTGGGTGGTGGGTCAGATCGTCGCACAGGCATTGCAGCCCGTGGCCGAACGGTTGAATGGCGTTGATGGTGTCGAGTTTCACCTGATCGGACTGCCGAGTCCCTATTGGGGGCAGGACCAAGTGGTGACCGGACTGTTGACAGGTCAGGATCTGCTCAGTGGGTTGCAGGGGCGAGATCTTGGCGATGAGCTGCTGCTGCCGTCGGTGATGTTGCGGCAGGGGCAGCCTGTGTTCCTCGATGACATGACCTTGGAGGCCCTAGCCGCGCAGCTGCCGGTCCCCATCCGGATTGTGCATGGGGCGGCTGACGTCGTGGCCTCAGTTTTGAGTGCCGTAGGAAAAAGTCCCTAAGCTCCGCCAAAGGTTTTTGATTGCTGTGCGCCGGATCACCGCGGGTATTTGTCTCGTTGCGGGCGTCGTCTCCACCGGTGTTCCCTCTGCATTCAGCCAGGAGACTGCGCAGTCTGAGTCGGCATTGGTTGACCAGAACACGCTTCCCGATGCGATCGATTTGAAGGGTGCACGCCCCAAGGCTGATCCATCTGTCGTAGCTCCGGCTCTCGACGTCTTGCCGCCTCCCCTCGTTCCTTTGGCTGCTCCCCCCAGCCTGGCGCTCCCTGATGCGCCGGCTCAGGTGCGCATTCATGAGCTGCGTCCTCTCACCCTGGAGGAGGCTCTTCAGCTCGCTGAGTTCAACAGTCCGAAGCTCAAGGCTGCTGCCAGTCAGGTTGATCAGGCCAAGTCTGCGCTCCGCGCAGCAATCGCAGCTTGGTACCCCACCGTCGACCTCTCGGCCAGTGGGCTCCCCGAATATTTCAAGTCGTACTCCTATCGAAATCCCGACTTCGTCCCGGATCGGGTCGTGCAGAAACCCTCACCTCGGGTCAACCCCATCACCGGTGAGGAGACGAAGGTCAACCCCAATACCGGTGAGGAGTACACCCGCCCTGTGACACGGGATGGATTCAATGAGAGGTATGGCCGCGAGTGGCGGGT from Synechococcus sp. UW69 harbors:
- the rimO gene encoding 30S ribosomal protein S12 methylthiotransferase RimO, with product MTSTPTKPTVAFAHLGCEKNRVDTEHMVGLLAEAGYGVSTDENDAAVVVVNTCSFIQDAREESVRTLVGLAEQGKELIIAGCLAQHFQEELLESIPEAKAIVGTGDYQHIVDVLQRVEAGERVNQVSAVPTFVGDEHLARQRTTDQAVAFLKVAEGCDYRCAFCIIPKLRGDQRSRPIESIVAEAHQLAEQGVQELILISQITTNYGLDLYGKPKLAELLRALGEVEIPWIRVHYAYPTGLTPDVLAAYRDVPNVVPYLDLPLQHSHPEVLRSMNRPWQADVNDRLLDQIREQLPDAVLRTTLIVGFPGETEEHFQHLMGFLERQRFDHVGVFTFSPEDGTAAADLPDHVDPEVAQARKDALMALQQPISAERNSRWVGRTVDVLIEQHNPQTGEMIGRCARFAPEVDGEVRVQPGADGQQAAPGSLMPVEITGADIYDLSGRIVGARAMVAAARRQG
- a CDS encoding vitamin K epoxide reductase family protein codes for the protein MGTTRLVSRRRQDSGAKWARIAMAVLATAGLIDTGSITLKRWGLLGNLTCPMGADGCDKVLNSAWGTVFAEIPLSLIGVLAYGAVLLMALLPLLPGLQENKADLSRRTWWGLFTVSLAMAVFSGVLLGVMLLKIQAFCFFCVLSAALSLALLVLSIIGGGWEDLGQLLFRGVLLALAVLLGGLIWASVVDPNRPETVASGTGVAPLVTTESTPASIALAEHLTSSGAVMYSAYWCPHCHDQKELFGKQASDQLKVVECAPDGENNQADLCRSKGLEGFPSWEINGSVDSGVKGLDTLAELSGYDGNTDF
- the nadB gene encoding L-aspartate oxidase; its protein translation is MAQPRCSDPIPSGPWDVVVIGAGAAGLMTCLDLPPELKVLLLNRNTGRRSSSRWAQGGIAAVTRKEDSADSHAEDTLLAGADLCDGDAVRLLVQEAPHCVDRLDQLGMAFDRDQDGLATTLEAAHSHRRVLHVQDQTGRALVDVLRDRVEQRPGLLHRRGVRVTQLLVRDRRCCGVQVLDGANLHGIEARAVVLASGGGGHLFANTTNPAQACGEGIALAWQAGAAVEDLEFVQFHPTAIRLDDAPCFLISEAVRGEGGVLVDSLGGSPVAHLRQRDLSPRDQVSRALMQAMQRQQVKQMWLDFAAIPRDQAERRFPTILDRCDELGLNPLERPIPVAPAAHYWMGGVATDLQAATTLPGLYAVGEVACTGLHGANRLASNSLMECLVFANRLKEIELGPALPTPTNGTAQPLELDLDGSSSSQLIDAIEQLRQLCWRRAGVERSASGLRKALTKVKEDEQHLEQQPLLQALLRADPCAPRLLAESSRRDLNLLLDLHHRLLTSRLMLEACLFRGESRGGHYRSDAPAPLPQWRQHSRQQREQGIFTRAVRP
- the psbU gene encoding photosystem II complex extrinsic protein PsbU, whose protein sequence is MKRLLSWLTGALVMASLMAGLVLPNSVYADDDLRSKYSGNEIRNVVDDKIAEREGKVDLNNSSVRRFQQFPGMYPTMAGKIVLGGPYDSVDDVLSLDLTDRQQELFAKYRDNFTVTPPSIALNEGDDRINDGQYR
- a CDS encoding DUF3120 domain-containing protein, which encodes MIGGTWQTSASARSWSFPVARIAAAMVVLPVFLQAPWVRLDPFSATLFTGVLIAAGLVLHQSRSQTASDLGSLLVGFSGSWLAGCIFWGWLRAHPVLHLPVEAFALPVALGGLQGRWRLAATFYLSSLLGTACTDLAMAATGVMQFWPPVVTASLDQAPLLLHQAGLHLLQPLPMVTLMIAAAIVLFVGRRLNTNGNDSNGETGAMAAAVLITTLWVDGLFLLSALLQPGLSGLIE
- a CDS encoding undecaprenyl-diphosphate phosphatase, translated to MADPSASITLLEACWRDLVLGVVQGLTEFLPISSTAHLKVVPVLLGWGDPGVSVTAAIQLGSIVAVIAYFRSDLSQVLRGISRAIRHGQWREPEARLGLAMAVGTLPILVVGLGIKFFWAQGYEQSPLRSVLSIAIVSIVMALLLALAERAGTRRRQLPDVSGRDGFVVGVAQALALIPGVSRSGSTLTAALFDGWQRGDAARFSFLLGIPAITIAGLVELKDALDASAGNGPLPLLVGIFSAALVSWLAIDWLLKFLQRHSTWIFVAYRLLFGLLLLVWWGAHGAH